In the genome of Bacteroidota bacterium, one region contains:
- a CDS encoding YncE family protein, with protein MKTNNFFLFGLFSIFILISSCSEEPLNPTSVEDIQFNPIIQITSPKTGSDFAYGDTIKFSGKILDIIDRNDYLNVQWHSDKDGVIDSAQAAYSGMLSFETNQLSQNEHIISLIITNSNGNITKDSIIIYYNKPQSITLYDIGRDYNSFNLSWSKSTASDFTSYKLYRSLYSGMGTDGDLIATIEAIDDTTYQDIENLFGYTNYYQVFVFNNSGQSNSSNELDNVSGFVTNLDLNIQIGTFLSDDNNKYLFVSDKENDEIVVINIESGIVENNISVGNEPHGIAINSNKNELYVANSYEYNISVIDILTMTMVREINTTTYPYNLSYSNITNKLYATTKSSHYPRIIDVENYEEIGLITAASGIMAYSLCEASKTDSFLYIGEVGSTPASLYKFNISTDSPVLAVENDYGSIGSYILDMKLSFDASSIFIACEDPYYVQVLNTNDFNSVGTLYTAYPTAIAISPDGSTAFVANSSKWVYVFDIDTYQEISRFYFSNDIDIQSIKLSVNGVWLFVIVGDYGNYGSQRRDLVILKLLEENK; from the coding sequence ATGAAAACAAACAATTTTTTTTTATTTGGTTTATTTTCCATATTTATCTTAATATCAAGTTGTAGTGAAGAACCATTAAATCCAACTTCTGTTGAAGATATACAGTTTAATCCAATCATTCAAATTACATCTCCTAAAACAGGTTCTGATTTTGCATATGGAGATACGATTAAGTTTTCTGGAAAAATTTTAGATATTATTGATAGAAATGACTATTTAAATGTTCAATGGCATAGCGATAAGGATGGTGTGATAGACTCTGCTCAAGCAGCTTATTCAGGAATGCTTTCATTCGAGACCAATCAACTGTCTCAAAATGAGCATATAATATCTTTGATTATAACTAATTCAAATGGAAATATTACGAAAGACTCTATAATTATTTATTACAATAAGCCTCAGTCAATTACACTTTATGATATTGGAAGAGATTATAATTCATTTAACCTAAGTTGGTCAAAAAGTACAGCCTCAGATTTTACATCATACAAATTATATCGTTCTTTATATAGTGGTATGGGAACGGACGGAGACCTGATTGCAACAATTGAAGCGATTGACGATACAACTTATCAAGACATTGAAAATCTTTTTGGTTACACAAATTACTATCAAGTTTTCGTATTTAATAATTCCGGTCAATCAAATAGTAGTAATGAATTGGATAATGTAAGCGGATTTGTTACAAATCTTGATTTAAACATACAAATTGGAACTTTTCTTTCAGACGATAACAATAAATATCTTTTTGTATCAGACAAAGAAAATGACGAAATTGTCGTTATCAATATTGAATCTGGAATCGTTGAAAATAATATTTCAGTTGGGAACGAACCGCATGGCATAGCAATAAATAGTAATAAAAACGAATTGTATGTAGCAAACTCTTATGAGTATAATATATCAGTAATTGATATTTTAACAATGACCATGGTCAGAGAAATAAATACAACAACATATCCATATAATTTATCATACAGTAATATTACAAATAAACTCTATGCAACTACAAAAAGTAGTCATTATCCACGAATTATAGATGTGGAAAATTATGAGGAAATTGGATTAATCACAGCTGCCAGCGGCATTATGGCTTATTCTTTGTGTGAAGCATCAAAAACAGATTCTTTTCTATATATTGGAGAAGTTGGTTCAACACCTGCAAGTTTATATAAGTTTAATATTTCAACAGATTCTCCTGTACTGGCTGTTGAAAATGATTATGGCTCAATCGGTTCTTATATTTTAGATATGAAATTATCTTTTGATGCTAGTTCAATATTTATTGCTTGTGAAGATCCATATTACGTACAAGTATTAAATACCAATGATTTTAATTCAGTTGGTACGTTATATACAGCTTATCCTACGGCAATAGCAATAAGTCCGGATGGTTCAACTGCTTTTGTAGCAAATAGTTCGAAATGGGTTTATGTATTTGATATAGATACATATCAAGAGATTAGCCGTTTCTATTTCTCCAATGACATTGATATTCAGTCGATTAAATTAAGTGTAAATGGTGTATGGCTTTTTGTAATAGTTGGGGATTATGGAAACTATGGTTCTCAGCGGAGAGATCTTGTTATTCTTAAATTATTGGAGGAAAATAAATGA
- the citF gene encoding citrate lyase subunit alpha produces MNLVKNSVGRLVPTEVNGEKVVPFQGVGKYIPEAKIHAPKISTCANFPNDGNKLVDTLKEALIKSGLCDGMTISTHHHFRNGDLIANQVFDIAHELGIKNLRWFPSASFPCHSDLIKYLKDGTINRIEGSMNGALGRFASQGKMKGTAVLRSHGGRYQAVQDGDVKIDIAVLVAGSADNFGNANGLYGKSTSGLLGFALADSQYADKVVVVTDNLVEFPCIPWQIQGNYVDYTVKVDKVGIPEKIVSGTTVITKSPDRLLLAEMTAKFCDELGIIKNGFSFQSGAGGTSLAVGEYFREIMIAKNIKARFARGGSNKYLVKMLEEGLLDYILDGQTFDLEGVRSMAENSNHVWTSPFTSYNYHGKGNFAGKVDVVVLGATEVDVNFNANVVTHSDGYMLHGIGGWQNCLFSKTVILPIPLFRDRIPVIMDEVTTICGPGELIDVIVTERGIAINPLRKDLIEKSKNSNLPIKTIQELKEEAERICGKAAKPVLNDKIIAAIKWVDGTVIDVVHQVNED; encoded by the coding sequence ATGAACTTAGTTAAAAATAGTGTAGGCAGATTAGTTCCTACTGAAGTTAATGGCGAAAAAGTTGTACCTTTTCAGGGAGTTGGAAAATATATTCCTGAAGCAAAAATACATGCACCAAAAATTTCGACCTGCGCCAATTTCCCAAACGATGGAAATAAACTGGTTGATACACTAAAAGAGGCTCTCATTAAATCTGGTTTGTGCGATGGAATGACAATTTCTACACATCATCATTTTAGAAATGGCGACCTTATTGCAAATCAGGTATTTGATATAGCCCACGAATTAGGTATTAAAAATTTGAGATGGTTTCCGTCTGCAAGTTTTCCTTGTCATTCGGATCTAATAAAATATCTCAAAGATGGAACAATAAACAGAATTGAAGGCAGTATGAACGGTGCTCTCGGGCGTTTTGCCTCGCAGGGAAAAATGAAAGGGACAGCAGTTTTGCGTTCGCATGGCGGAAGATATCAGGCTGTGCAGGACGGCGATGTAAAAATTGATATTGCAGTACTTGTTGCAGGTAGTGCCGATAATTTTGGTAATGCAAATGGGCTTTACGGAAAAAGTACAAGCGGACTACTTGGATTTGCTCTGGCCGATTCGCAATATGCCGACAAAGTTGTTGTGGTTACCGACAATCTTGTTGAATTTCCGTGCATTCCATGGCAAATACAGGGAAATTATGTTGACTATACTGTAAAAGTTGATAAAGTTGGAATACCGGAAAAAATAGTTTCAGGAACAACAGTTATTACAAAAAGTCCTGACAGATTGCTACTTGCCGAAATGACTGCAAAATTTTGCGACGAGCTAGGAATAATCAAAAATGGTTTCTCATTTCAGAGTGGGGCAGGAGGGACTTCTCTTGCTGTGGGTGAATATTTCCGTGAAATTATGATTGCCAAAAATATCAAAGCGCGATTTGCCAGAGGAGGTAGCAATAAATACCTTGTAAAAATGCTTGAAGAAGGACTGCTTGATTATATTTTAGATGGTCAAACATTTGATTTAGAAGGTGTTCGCTCAATGGCGGAAAACTCGAACCATGTCTGGACAAGCCCTTTTACCAGTTACAATTATCATGGAAAAGGAAACTTTGCAGGGAAAGTTGATGTTGTGGTTCTCGGTGCAACAGAAGTGGATGTAAATTTCAATGCAAATGTTGTAACTCATTCCGATGGTTATATGTTACACGGAATTGGTGGATGGCAAAATTGCCTATTCTCAAAAACAGTAATTCTGCCAATTCCTCTTTTCAGAGATAGAATTCCTGTTATTATGGACGAAGTAACTACCATATGTGGGCCAGGTGAATTAATTGATGTTATTGTAACAGAACGAGGAATTGCAATAAATCCGCTTAGAAAAGATTTGATTGAAAAATCGAAAAATTCCAATTTGCCAATAAAAACCATTCAGGAATTGAAAGAAGAAGCAGAACGAATTTGTGGAAAAGCTGCCAAACCAGTATTAAACGATAAAATTATTGCTGCAATAAAATGGGTTGATGGGACTGTAATTGATGTTGTTCATCAGGTAAATGAGGACTAA
- a CDS encoding quinone-dependent dihydroorotate dehydrogenase: MYKSIIRPILFLFQPETIHHFVFLILKIGAKIPCLPFLTKSIFVEKNSKLQRNIFGIDFPNPVGLAAGLDKEAEAFEMFAKLGFGFVEIGTLTPKAQPGNPKPRLFRLKTDNALLNRMGFNNKGVENAIKNLKKTKGKIIIGGNIGKNKITPNEKAIHDYEICFSELFPYVDYFVINVSSPNTPGLRELQEKEPLKKILNRLVELNNEHKKPKPVLLKIAPDLSNSQLDDIIEIVAETKIHGLVATNTTISREGLSYDTAYVESFGNGGISGKVLKNRATEVIKYIHKKSNKTIPIIGVGGIMSAADAIEKLQAGASLVQIYTGFIYEGPRLIKDINKAILRENL; encoded by the coding sequence ATGTATAAAAGTATAATCCGACCAATATTGTTTCTTTTTCAGCCCGAAACAATACATCATTTCGTTTTCCTTATTTTGAAAATTGGAGCTAAGATTCCTTGCCTTCCTTTTCTTACAAAATCAATTTTTGTAGAGAAAAATTCAAAACTACAGAGAAATATTTTCGGGATAGATTTTCCAAATCCCGTTGGATTGGCAGCAGGACTTGATAAGGAAGCAGAAGCTTTCGAAATGTTTGCTAAGCTTGGTTTTGGTTTTGTAGAAATTGGGACACTAACGCCAAAAGCTCAACCGGGAAATCCAAAACCCCGACTATTCAGACTAAAAACCGATAATGCCTTGCTAAACAGGATGGGTTTTAATAATAAAGGTGTAGAAAATGCAATAAAAAATCTAAAAAAAACCAAAGGGAAAATCATTATCGGAGGAAACATTGGGAAAAATAAAATAACACCCAACGAAAAAGCAATACATGATTATGAAATATGTTTCAGTGAATTGTTTCCATACGTCGATTATTTTGTAATAAATGTTAGTTCTCCAAACACGCCGGGTTTGCGCGAACTTCAGGAAAAGGAACCTCTAAAAAAGATTCTGAACAGACTGGTAGAATTGAACAATGAGCATAAAAAGCCAAAACCAGTTTTGCTAAAAATTGCTCCGGATTTATCAAATTCTCAGCTCGATGATATTATTGAAATAGTTGCAGAAACCAAAATTCATGGGCTTGTGGCTACAAATACAACAATTTCTCGCGAAGGATTATCATACGATACAGCTTATGTAGAAAGTTTTGGAAATGGAGGAATAAGTGGTAAGGTTTTGAAAAATCGGGCAACTGAAGTGATAAAATATATTCACAAAAAATCGAATAAAACTATCCCGATTATTGGCGTCGGTGGAATTATGAGTGCAGCTGATGCAATTGAAAAGTTGCAGGCAGGAGCCTCATTAGTACAAATTTATACAGGTTTCATTTATGAAGGACCGAGGCTGATTAAAGATATTAATAAAGCGATCCTAAGGGAGAATTTGTGA
- a CDS encoding S9 family peptidase yields the protein MKIRVYLLMFSILGASLMLTGCGEQPKKNKEKSMKAQTIPLKDFFKNPDKTSYQISPNGLYYSYMAPYEQRMNIFIQEIGKEEVIQLTKDTERDIAGYFWANNNRILYLKDIGGDENYKLLGVNIDGTNPKALTDFEKVNTQIIDDLEDIPNEVIVGLNKRDKQIFDPYRLNIETGELTMLYENPGNITGWQTDHEGRLRIATVTDGIQTSLLYRITEKDEFKTVLTTDFKESVSVAFFTFDNKDVYAISNLGRDKLAVVKFDIENGKEIEVLYENKDFDVSSVYYSKKRKVLTSASFTSWKRERHFFDKETKNITDRLNRDLGDYEIGITGITKDENKLIVRTYSDRSLGAYYIYDKETDKLNKIADVSPWIDESEMATVKPIKYKSRDGLTIHGYLTLPKGVEHKNLPVVINPHGGPWARDGWGFNPETQFLANRGYAVLQMNFRGSTGYGKEFWTCSFKQWGKTMQDDITDGVHWLIEKGYADKEKVAIYGGSYGGYATLAGLAFTPELYAAGVDYVGVSNLFTFMKSIPPYWKPYLEMMYEMVGDLEEDSIALRATSPVFHVDKIVAPLFIAQGANDPRVNINESDQIVEAMQKRGVEVEYLVKDNEGHGFRNEENKFEFYEAMEKFLAKHLDN from the coding sequence ATGAAAATTAGAGTTTATTTATTGATGTTTAGCATTCTCGGGGCTTCCCTGATGCTGACTGGCTGCGGTGAACAGCCTAAAAAAAACAAAGAAAAAAGTATGAAGGCACAAACAATCCCTCTGAAGGATTTTTTTAAGAATCCCGACAAAACTTCTTATCAAATTTCGCCGAATGGATTATATTATTCATATATGGCTCCTTATGAGCAGCGAATGAATATTTTTATTCAGGAAATTGGAAAAGAAGAAGTAATTCAACTTACGAAAGACACAGAAAGAGATATTGCAGGATATTTCTGGGCGAACAACAACCGAATTTTGTATCTAAAAGATATAGGCGGTGATGAAAATTACAAATTACTTGGTGTGAATATTGATGGAACCAATCCAAAAGCACTTACAGATTTTGAAAAAGTAAATACACAAATAATTGACGATTTGGAAGATATTCCAAACGAAGTAATTGTAGGGCTTAACAAAAGAGACAAGCAAATATTTGACCCATATCGCTTGAATATTGAAACCGGAGAATTAACAATGTTGTACGAGAATCCGGGAAATATTACAGGATGGCAAACCGACCACGAAGGCAGATTGAGAATAGCAACTGTAACCGATGGAATACAGACAAGCCTTTTGTATAGAATAACAGAAAAAGATGAATTTAAAACTGTACTAACAACTGATTTTAAAGAGTCTGTAAGTGTAGCATTTTTTACTTTCGACAATAAAGATGTTTATGCAATTTCGAATCTTGGAAGAGATAAACTGGCTGTTGTAAAATTCGATATCGAGAATGGGAAAGAAATTGAAGTATTATACGAAAACAAAGATTTTGATGTAAGTTCGGTATATTATTCTAAGAAAAGAAAAGTTCTGACTTCAGCCTCATTCACGTCCTGGAAAAGAGAACGCCATTTTTTCGATAAGGAAACAAAAAATATTACTGATAGGTTAAATAGAGATTTGGGCGACTACGAAATCGGAATTACAGGAATAACCAAAGATGAAAATAAACTTATAGTTAGAACCTATAGCGATCGTTCTTTGGGTGCATATTATATTTATGATAAAGAGACTGATAAATTAAACAAAATTGCAGACGTGAGTCCGTGGATAGACGAAAGCGAAATGGCTACAGTCAAGCCAATTAAATATAAATCGAGAGACGGTCTTACAATTCATGGATATTTAACACTCCCAAAAGGTGTAGAACACAAAAATTTGCCGGTAGTAATTAATCCTCATGGAGGACCTTGGGCAAGAGATGGTTGGGGTTTTAATCCTGAAACTCAGTTTCTTGCAAATAGGGGATATGCAGTGTTACAGATGAACTTTAGAGGTTCAACCGGTTATGGTAAAGAATTTTGGACATGCTCATTTAAGCAGTGGGGAAAAACCATGCAAGACGATATAACTGATGGCGTTCATTGGTTAATAGAAAAAGGATATGCCGACAAAGAAAAAGTTGCAATTTACGGAGGAAGCTACGGAGGCTATGCCACACTTGCAGGTTTGGCATTCACACCTGAACTTTATGCAGCAGGAGTTGATTATGTTGGAGTTTCAAACTTATTTACCTTCATGAAAAGCATTCCGCCATATTGGAAACCGTACCTTGAAATGATGTACGAAATGGTTGGCGATCTTGAAGAAGACAGTATTGCACTTAGAGCTACATCGCCTGTTTTTCATGTCGATAAGATTGTTGCTCCTTTGTTCATTGCTCAAGGTGCAAACGATCCGCGTGTAAATATTAACGAGTCTGACCAAATTGTTGAAGCTATGCAAAAACGAGGTGTAGAAGTAGAATATTTAGTTAAAGATAACGAAGGCCATGGTTTTAGAAATGAAGAAAATAAGTTCGAATTTTACGAAGCAATGGAGAAATTTTTGGCAAAACACCTTGATAATTGA